The following are encoded together in the Salvia hispanica cultivar TCC Black 2014 chromosome 6, UniMelb_Shisp_WGS_1.0, whole genome shotgun sequence genome:
- the LOC125196008 gene encoding U3 small nucleolar ribonucleoprotein protein MPP10-like isoform X1, producing the protein MASAADDGAGLDALNRLASTEAPLYLTPSHELSNLARLASETLFASLNPYVPKPLLIRLSTQGFDAEQIWQQIDLQSQPLLSSLRRHLRNFEKNPSEIEKQFNLDRDVVKEDNLLEIGQNNESESENFDDDDDEDGDEDDDADEEEDGDGDDAEDEDGNGENVKGVEDKFLKIKELEEYLVEDEEREYGLKKEKKDKMKRAKIADEDEEDESEEGGEDEDDELGLMGLGDDESDLENARYDDFFTSQKKTSQKKKPKYEDESESEDMDMDMDEPEDDDSDQNEQSHPTHGKELGQLRAKVEELEKANIQGKTKQSLSTHEKELEKLRAEIEEMERANLEPKTWTMQGEVNAAKRPKNSALEVDMDFDQNVRPPPVTTVENTASLEELIMKRIIEGQFDDVQRPPTLLNKAPKERKEMDENKSKKGLSELYEDEYAQKTGLVSTALSFSDEQKKEASMLFKTLCLKLDALSHFHFCPKPVIEDMSIQANVPALAMEEVAPLAVSDAAMLAPEEVFSGKGDIKEETELTKEDRKRRRAKKKRQFKAESVKRMAVKTQLSTLKKPENVAGTVE; encoded by the exons ATGGCCTCAGCCGCTGACGACGGAGCTGGTTTGGACGCTCTTAACAGGCTCGCATCCACTGAGGCACCGCTCTACTTAACGCCATCTCATGAGCTCTCGAATTTGGCTCGTTTAGCCTCTGAGACCTTGTTTGCTTCCCTCAATCCTTATGTCCCTAAACCTCTGTTGATTCGCCTCTCAACGCAAGGCTTCGATGCAGAGCAGATATGGCAGCAAATTGACCTCCAATCCCAGCCCCTCCTCTCCTCCCTCCGCCGCCATCTCAGGAATTTCGAGAAGAATCCATCTGAAATCGAAAAGCAATTCAATTTGGACAGAGATGTTGTAAAAGAAGACAATTTGCTTGAAATTGGACAAAATAATGAGAGTGAAAGTGAGaattttgatgatgatgacgatgaGGATGGGGACGAGGATGACGACGCCGACGAAGAGGAAGATGGGGATGGGGATGATGCTGAGGATGAGGATGGCAATGGTGAAAATGTGAAGGGAGTAGAGGATAAATTTCTAAAGATAAAGGAACTGGAGGAGTATTTGGTTGAAGACGAGGAGAGGGAATATGGTctaaagaaagagaagaaggaTAAGATGAAGAGAGCCAAAATTGCAGATGAGGACGAGGAAGATGAAAGCGAAGAAGGCGGTGAAGACGAGGATGATGAG CTTGGACTTATGGGGCTCGGAGATGATGAGAGTGACCTGGAGAATGCAAG GTATGACGACTTCTTTACTTCTCAAAAGAAAACCAGCCAGAAGAAAAAACCTAAGTATGAAGATGAATCAGAATCAGAAGACATGGATATGGATATGGACGAACCAGAGGATGATGATAGCGACCAG AATGAACAAAGTCATCCGACCCATGGAAAAGAGTTGGGGCAACTCCGTGCTAAGGTAGAAGAGCTGGAAAAGGCAAATATTCAGGGCAAG ACAAAACAAAGTCTTTCTACCCATGAAAAAGAGCTAGAGAAACTCCGTGCTGAGATAGAAGAAATGGAAAGAGCGAACTTGGAACCAAAGACATGGACAATGCAGGGGGAG GTTAATGCTGCTAAAAGACCAAAAAATAGTGCTTTGGAAGTCGATATGGATTTTGACCAAAATGTGAGACCTCCTCCTGTTACAACAGTGGAGAACACTGCATCTCTTGAAGAACTTATTATGAAACGTATAATTGAG GGACAATTTGATGATGTCCAGAGGCCACCTACTTTATTAAACAAAGCAccaaaagagagaaaagaaatg GATGAAAATAAGAGCAAAAAGGGCCTTTCTGAACTTTATGAG GACGAGTATGCTCAAAAGACTGGCCTCGTGTCTACTGCGTTGTCTTTCTCAGATGAACAAAAGAAAGAA GCAAGTATGCTATTCAAGACTCTCTGCCTCAAATTGGATGCTCTATCCCATTTCCACTTCTGTCCAAAACCG GTTATTGAAGACATGTCCATACAAGCAAATGTCCCTGCTCTGGCAATGGAAGAG GTTGCACCTCTGGCTGTGTCTGATGCAGCTATGCTAGCTCCGGAAGAAGTATTTTCTGGTAAAGGCGACATTAAAGAAGAAACTGAGCTAACAAAGGAAGATAGAAAGAGAAGAAGGGCAAAGAAGAAAAGACAGTTTAAAG CTGAGTCTGTCAAACGAATGGCAGTAAAGACACAGCTAAGCACATTGAAGAAACCCGAGAATG TTGCAGGGACCGTGGAGTGA
- the LOC125196008 gene encoding U3 small nucleolar ribonucleoprotein protein MPP10-like isoform X2, with protein MASAADDGAGLDALNRLASTEAPLYLTPSHELSNLARLASETLFASLNPYVPKPLLIRLSTQGFDAEQIWQQIDLQSQPLLSSLRRHLRNFEKNPSEIEKQFNLDRDVVKEDNLLEIGQNNESESENFDDDDDEDGDEDDDADEEEDGDGDDAEDEDGNGENVKGVEDKFLKIKELEEYLVEDEEREYGLKKEKKDKMKRAKIADEDEEDESEEGGEDEDDELGLMGLGDDESDLENARYDDFFTSQKKTSQKKKPKYEDESESEDMDMDMDEPEDDDSDQNEQSHPTHGKELGQLRAKVEELEKANIQGKTKQSLSTHEKELEKLRAEIEEMERANLEPKTWTMQGEVNAAKRPKNSALEVDMDFDQNVRPPPVTTVENTASLEELIMKRIIEGQFDDVQRPPTLLNKAPKERKEMDENKSKKGLSELYEDEYAQKTGLVSTALSFSDEQKKEASMLFKTLCLKLDALSHFHFCPKPVIEDMSIQANVPALAMEEVAPLAVSDAAMLAPEEVFSGKGDIKEETELTKEDRKRRRAKKKRQFKAESVKRMAVKTQLSTLKKPENGTVE; from the exons ATGGCCTCAGCCGCTGACGACGGAGCTGGTTTGGACGCTCTTAACAGGCTCGCATCCACTGAGGCACCGCTCTACTTAACGCCATCTCATGAGCTCTCGAATTTGGCTCGTTTAGCCTCTGAGACCTTGTTTGCTTCCCTCAATCCTTATGTCCCTAAACCTCTGTTGATTCGCCTCTCAACGCAAGGCTTCGATGCAGAGCAGATATGGCAGCAAATTGACCTCCAATCCCAGCCCCTCCTCTCCTCCCTCCGCCGCCATCTCAGGAATTTCGAGAAGAATCCATCTGAAATCGAAAAGCAATTCAATTTGGACAGAGATGTTGTAAAAGAAGACAATTTGCTTGAAATTGGACAAAATAATGAGAGTGAAAGTGAGaattttgatgatgatgacgatgaGGATGGGGACGAGGATGACGACGCCGACGAAGAGGAAGATGGGGATGGGGATGATGCTGAGGATGAGGATGGCAATGGTGAAAATGTGAAGGGAGTAGAGGATAAATTTCTAAAGATAAAGGAACTGGAGGAGTATTTGGTTGAAGACGAGGAGAGGGAATATGGTctaaagaaagagaagaaggaTAAGATGAAGAGAGCCAAAATTGCAGATGAGGACGAGGAAGATGAAAGCGAAGAAGGCGGTGAAGACGAGGATGATGAG CTTGGACTTATGGGGCTCGGAGATGATGAGAGTGACCTGGAGAATGCAAG GTATGACGACTTCTTTACTTCTCAAAAGAAAACCAGCCAGAAGAAAAAACCTAAGTATGAAGATGAATCAGAATCAGAAGACATGGATATGGATATGGACGAACCAGAGGATGATGATAGCGACCAG AATGAACAAAGTCATCCGACCCATGGAAAAGAGTTGGGGCAACTCCGTGCTAAGGTAGAAGAGCTGGAAAAGGCAAATATTCAGGGCAAG ACAAAACAAAGTCTTTCTACCCATGAAAAAGAGCTAGAGAAACTCCGTGCTGAGATAGAAGAAATGGAAAGAGCGAACTTGGAACCAAAGACATGGACAATGCAGGGGGAG GTTAATGCTGCTAAAAGACCAAAAAATAGTGCTTTGGAAGTCGATATGGATTTTGACCAAAATGTGAGACCTCCTCCTGTTACAACAGTGGAGAACACTGCATCTCTTGAAGAACTTATTATGAAACGTATAATTGAG GGACAATTTGATGATGTCCAGAGGCCACCTACTTTATTAAACAAAGCAccaaaagagagaaaagaaatg GATGAAAATAAGAGCAAAAAGGGCCTTTCTGAACTTTATGAG GACGAGTATGCTCAAAAGACTGGCCTCGTGTCTACTGCGTTGTCTTTCTCAGATGAACAAAAGAAAGAA GCAAGTATGCTATTCAAGACTCTCTGCCTCAAATTGGATGCTCTATCCCATTTCCACTTCTGTCCAAAACCG GTTATTGAAGACATGTCCATACAAGCAAATGTCCCTGCTCTGGCAATGGAAGAG GTTGCACCTCTGGCTGTGTCTGATGCAGCTATGCTAGCTCCGGAAGAAGTATTTTCTGGTAAAGGCGACATTAAAGAAGAAACTGAGCTAACAAAGGAAGATAGAAAGAGAAGAAGGGCAAAGAAGAAAAGACAGTTTAAAG CTGAGTCTGTCAAACGAATGGCAGTAAAGACACAGCTAAGCACATTGAAGAAACCCGAGAATG GGACCGTGGAGTGA
- the LOC125194964 gene encoding uncharacterized protein LOC125194964 — protein MNSPIWKEEPKGHHRFCLVHVRKNVLQNHKGIMVKRLVWKMGIATKKRKFKKRRRLLRDVNNEALQYLDTVDKEKWNLAYDNHKRWGEMTTNMVESYNNVLRGARELPIKACIDMTFWRTIEWFNQRSIASTQCATPLTPWAHEKVCKNDAKGQLHNVRAPSTIRGIYVVRTQRRVGGKGGNKWKVKYLESNCKCQKRQMWRLPCSHAAAVVRFRNDNMLSLVNPVYHTSVWVHQYSGVFNPLRHPDYWDVPEWTLQYSRRQLLPRSRCRYRTTRIPNQMDVREADQPRARRKCKSCRQPGHDRRNCPTS, from the coding sequence ATGAATTCTCCCATATGGAAAGAAGAACCTAAAGGTCATCACAGGTTTTGCTTGGTACATGTTAGAAAGAATGTTTTGCAGAATCACAAAGGTATCATGGTTAAAAGGTTGGTTTGGAAAATGGGTATTGCTACCAAAAAGCGCAAGTTTAAGAAAAGACGTCGTTTACTTAGAGACGTCAACAACGAGGCTTTGCAGTACCTTGATACTGtggataaagaaaaatggaatttgGCGTATGACAATCACAAAAGATGGGGTGAGATGACCACTAATATGGTGGAATCTTACAACAACGTGTTGAGAGGCGCAAGAGAACTCCCAATCAAAGCTTGCATTGATATGACATTTTGGAGGACAATAGAATGGTTCAATCAGCGGTCAATTGCATCAACACAGTGTGCCACACCACTTACCCCGTGGGCGCATGAAAAGGTGTGCAAAAATGATGCAAAGGGTCAGTTACATAATGTAAGAGCACCAAGCACAATTCGAGGGATTTATGTGGTTCGAACACAACGTCGAGTTGGTGGAAAGGGTGGTAACAAGTGGAAGGTGAAGTATTTGGAGTCGAACTGCAAATGTCAAAAGCGGCAGATGTGGAGACTTCCGTGTTCACATGCAGCAGCAGTTGTGCGTTTTAGAAATGACAACATGTTATCGCTTGTTAACCCCGTATACCACACAAGTGTTTGGGTACACCAATATTCTGGGGTGTTCAATCCACTCAGACACCCAGATTATTGGGACGTGCCTGAATGGACTTTGCAGTATTCACGAAGACAGTTATTGCCTCGAAGTCGCTGTCGATACCGTACAACTAGGATTCCTAATCAGATGGATGTCCGTGAAGCCGACCAGCCACGAGCCCGACGCAAATGTAAAAGTTGTCGTCAACCTGGTCACGACAGGCGCAACTGCCCAACTTCTTGA